A single region of the Kwoniella botswanensis chromosome 1, complete sequence genome encodes:
- a CDS encoding 3-isopropylmalate dehydratase, large subunit, with the protein MPAPTSAPRTLYDKVFDDHVVYSGEGDTLLYIDRHLVHEVTSPQAFEGLRNAGRQVRRPDCTLVTVDHNIPTASRKNFKDVNSFIVEADSRNQVSALEDNVKEFGLTYFGMSDKRQGIVHIIGPEQGFTLPGTTVCCGDSHTSTHGAFGALAFGIGTSEVEHILATQTLPQAKSKNMRVTVEGKVAEGVTSKDIVLHIIGVIGTAGGTGCVIEFAGSAIRELSMESRMSICNMSIEGGARAGMIAPDEITFKYLKGRPLSPREGEEWDKAEAYWRSLKSDPGAKYDIEVEIRAEDIIPTLTWGTSPQDVVPINGVVPSPEDFPEAQRKNVIRSLEYMGLTPGTPMEEVKIDKAFFGSCTNGRIEDMRSAARVILAAEKNGGPSKVAEGVYAMIVPGSGLVKQQAEAEGLDVIFKKAGFDWREAGCSMCLGMNPDQLKPGERCASTSNRNFEGRQGAGGRTHLMSPAMVAAAALTGKFTDVRKFMGTHLSEDAGLKITDYSDYLTPVEAPARPAEPTEQTPQGQTPVKAAAAASAGLPKFNVVKGIAAPMWEANIDTDKIIPKQFLKTLLRTGLGAALFWTIRYDVRTNEPLPDFVLNKDPWNKSSLLVCTGPNFGCGSSREHAPWALNDFGIRCIMAPSFGDIFKTNCFKNGMLPLELPQSDLEALYEDASAGLEIAVDLENQQVIRPNGKPPIPFTVDAFRRHCLINGLDDIGLTLEHRDEIENFEEKRTQVWPWLDGVGYAKKGQKIVALPIKKSAPKTDW; encoded by the exons ATGCCAGCCCCTACATCCGCTCCTCGAACCCTCTACGACAAAGTGTTCGACGATCACGTCGTATActcaggtgaaggtgatacCCTCTTGTATATCGACCGACATCTAGTCCACGAAGTCACTTCGCCACAGGCGTTTGAAGGGTTGAGAAATGCTGGTAGACAAGTGAGGAGACCGGATTGTACCCTTGTGACAGTTGATCACAACATCCC CACCGCATCTCGAAAGAACTTCAAAGATGTCAACTCCTTCATCGTAGAAGCCGACTCGAGGAATCAGGTGTCTGCTCTTGAGGACAACGTGAAGGAGTTTGGTCTTACCTACTTTGGAATGTCAGATAAGAGACAAG GTATCGTACACATCATTGGTCCTGAACAAGGTTTCACTCTTCCTGGTACCACAGTATGTTGTGGTGATTCTCACACTTCCA CGCACGGTGCTTTCGGTGCCCTCGCTTTCGGTATCGGTACATCCGAAGTCGAACACATTCTTGCCACCCAAACCCTCCCTCAAGCCAAATCGAAGAACATGCGAGTAACCGTCGAAGGCAAAGTCGCTGAAGGTGTCACCTCGAAAGATATCGTGCTCCACATTATCGGTGTGATTGGTACAGCCGGTGGTACAGGATGTGTCATCGAATTTGCTGGTTCAGCCATTCGAGAACTGTCCATGGAATCTAGGATGTCAATCTGTAACATGTCTATTGAAGGTGGTGCCAGAGCTGGTATGATCGCTCCTGATGAGATTACCTTCAAGTACCTCAAAGGCCGACCACTCAGTccaagagaaggagaagaatgggaCAAAGCCGAGGCTTACTGGCGATCACTCAAATCCGATCCAGGAGCCAAATACgatatcgaagttgagatCCGAGCTGAAGACATCATCCCAACCCTTACTTGGGGTACCTCACCTCAAGATGTTGTACCAATCAACGGTGTCGTACCATCTCCCGAAGACTTCCCCGAAGCTCAGCGAAAGAACGTTATCAGATCTCTCGAATACATGGGTCTCACACCTGGTACACCCATGGAAGAAGTCAAGATCGACAAAGCGTTCTTCGGATCATGTACCAACGGACGAATTGAGGATATGCGATCTGCTGCTCGAGTCATCCTTGCCGCTGAGAAGAACGGTGGTCCCTCGAAAGTTGCTGAAGGTGTTTACGCTATGATCGTTCCCGGATCTGGTTTAGTGAAACAACaagccgaagctgaaggtTTAGATGTAATCTTCAAGAAAGCTGGATTCGACTGGAGAGAAGCTGGTTGTTCTATGTGTCTCGGTATGAACCCTGATCAACTTAAACCTGGAGAACGATGTGCTTCGACCTCCAACCGAAACTTTGAAGGACGACAGGGTGCAGGTGGTAGAACACACTTGATGTCACCTGCAATGgtcgctgctgctgctcttACCGGTAAATTCACCGATGTACGAAAATTCATGGGTACTCATCTTAGTGAAGATGCTGGATTGAAGATTACCGATTACTCAGATTATCTTACGCCAGTCGAAGCTCCTGCCCGACCAGCGGAACCCACCGAACAGACTCCTCAAGGTCAGACTCCCgtcaaagctgctgctgccgccTCAGCTGGTTTACCCAAGTTCAATGTTGTCAAAGGTATCGCTGCGCCAATGTGGGAAGCCAACATCGACACCGATAAGATCATTCCTAAACAGTTCCTTAAGACTCTTCTCAGAACTGGTTTAGGTGCCGCTCTCTTCTGGACGATCAGATATGACGTACGAACCAATGAACCTCTCCCTGATTTTGTACTGAACAAAGACCCTTGGAACAAGTCCTCTTTGCTTGTTTGTACTGGACCTAACTTCGGTTGTGGTTCTTCGAGAGAACACGCTCCATGGGCTTTGAACGATTTCGGTATTAGATGTATCATGGCTCCTTCCTTTGGTGATATCTTCAAGaccaa CTGCTTCAAAAACGGAATGTTACCTCTTGAACTCCCTCAATCCGATCTCGAAGCATTATACGAAGATGCTTCTGCTGGACTTGAGATAGCCGTCGACCTAGAGAACCAACAAGTTATTCGACCCAATGGTAAACCTCCGATCCCCTTCACGGTTGATGCATTCAGGCGACACTGTCTAATCAATGGTCTGGACGACATCGGATTAACCCTTGAACACAgggatgaaattgaaaaCTTCGAAGAGAAACGAACGCAAGTTTGGCCATGGTTGGACGGTGTAGGATACGCTAAGAAAGGCCAGAAGATTGTTGCTTTGCCTATCAAGAAATCGGCACCTAAAACTGATTGGTAA